One window of the Rhodococcus sovatensis genome contains the following:
- the istB gene encoding IS21-like element helper ATPase IstB, whose translation MTDNKSTDRIPAPNTAEAASLYQRLRGHLAVLKLHDAAEALPSVLDQAAAEELSMTAALDRLLSIEVEATEARRLTGRLRFACLPTPASLEDFDYDAAAGVDRKLIEELATCRYLETATNVLLIGPPGVGKTHLSVGLARAAAHAGYRTYFTTAADLAARCHRAALEGRWATTMRFYAGPTLLVVDELGYLPLPGEAASALFQVVSQRYMKTSIVMTTNRGVGSWGEVLGDNTVAAAMLDRLLHRSVVLNLDGDSYRLRDHNARSEKLRKATTGTRQPLQ comes from the coding sequence ATGACCGACAACAAATCCACCGACCGGATACCGGCACCGAACACCGCCGAAGCAGCGAGCCTCTACCAACGCTTGCGCGGACATCTCGCAGTGCTGAAACTGCACGACGCGGCCGAAGCGCTACCGTCGGTCCTCGACCAAGCCGCAGCCGAGGAACTGTCGATGACCGCGGCGCTGGACCGGTTGCTCTCGATCGAGGTCGAGGCCACCGAAGCCCGCCGGTTGACCGGAAGACTTCGGTTCGCATGCCTACCGACACCAGCCTCGCTCGAGGACTTCGACTACGACGCCGCTGCCGGTGTCGACCGCAAGCTCATCGAGGAGCTAGCGACCTGCCGATACCTCGAAACAGCGACGAACGTGCTGCTCATCGGACCGCCCGGGGTCGGGAAGACGCACCTGTCCGTCGGGTTGGCGAGAGCCGCAGCACACGCTGGGTATCGGACGTATTTCACCACCGCAGCCGATCTCGCCGCCCGCTGCCACCGAGCTGCGTTGGAGGGCCGGTGGGCCACGACGATGCGGTTCTATGCCGGACCGACACTTCTCGTCGTCGACGAACTCGGATACCTACCGCTACCCGGTGAGGCAGCATCAGCGCTGTTTCAAGTTGTCTCGCAACGGTATATGAAGACATCGATCGTGATGACCACCAACCGTGGCGTCGGATCCTGGGGTGAAGTGCTCGGAGACAACACCGTCGCCGCAGCCATGCTCGACCGACTTCTACATCGATCGGTCGTGCTCAACCTCGACGGCGATTCCTACCGCCTACGAGACCACAACGCCAGATCGGAGAAGCTCCGCAAAGCCACCACCGGAACCCGCCAACCACTACAGTGA
- a CDS encoding Mu transposase domain-containing protein, translated as MLTQEEDVEIQALKKRGWTTAAIARHTGRDPKTIRSYLNGTTTPGVRKRSIPDPFEVFLAYVTARLLDDPHLWVRTLCDELEDLGYAMSYQTLSRKIRELGLRPICQACLTATERPNAVIEHPPGEETQWDWVDLPNPPASWGWGSMAHLFVGTLACSGKWRGILAPEMTQPRVVDGLDRICRGLGGVSRVWRFDRMATVCLPESGRITASFAGVAKHYGVSVAICPPRRGNRKGAVEKSNHTAAQRWWRTLADDLTVEQAQASLDRFCSLRGDTRLRATKDGKTSVATLATSEGLHPMPATTYPAIVTTERVVSRQALVSYRGNRYSVPPELASATVTVTQVLGTDVIDIVTPSNITIARHRLAADGTGAMVRDHGHIYALEQAAMAGANTGRPHRRKERIPPGPESLAAADILRTATGTAHPTHAELNEAGSGATESDTSDAIVYDLSIYERAAHGRNTLS; from the coding sequence ATGCTTACACAGGAGGAAGATGTGGAAATACAGGCCCTGAAGAAACGCGGGTGGACGACCGCTGCGATCGCCCGACACACCGGCCGAGACCCGAAGACGATCCGGTCGTATCTGAACGGCACCACCACCCCCGGAGTGCGCAAACGCAGCATCCCGGACCCGTTCGAGGTGTTCCTCGCCTACGTCACCGCACGGCTACTCGACGACCCCCACTTGTGGGTGCGCACGCTCTGCGACGAGCTCGAGGACCTTGGCTACGCGATGTCGTATCAAACGCTCTCCCGCAAGATCCGCGAGTTGGGACTACGCCCGATCTGCCAAGCCTGCCTGACCGCCACCGAAAGACCCAACGCTGTCATCGAACACCCGCCGGGTGAAGAGACACAATGGGATTGGGTCGATCTGCCCAACCCACCTGCCTCGTGGGGATGGGGATCGATGGCACATCTGTTCGTCGGGACCTTGGCGTGCTCGGGGAAATGGCGCGGAATCCTTGCACCCGAGATGACTCAGCCGCGTGTCGTCGACGGGCTCGACCGGATCTGCCGGGGCCTCGGCGGGGTGAGCAGGGTGTGGCGGTTCGACCGAATGGCGACCGTGTGTCTTCCCGAATCGGGTCGGATCACCGCCAGCTTCGCCGGCGTCGCCAAACATTACGGTGTGTCCGTCGCGATCTGCCCACCGAGGCGCGGGAACCGCAAAGGTGCAGTAGAGAAGTCCAATCACACTGCAGCACAGCGTTGGTGGAGAACACTGGCCGACGATCTGACGGTCGAGCAAGCCCAAGCCAGCCTCGATCGGTTCTGTAGTCTCCGCGGCGATACCCGTCTGCGAGCGACGAAAGACGGCAAAACATCGGTAGCAACGCTCGCCACCTCCGAAGGACTGCACCCGATGCCAGCGACCACCTATCCGGCGATCGTGACCACCGAACGAGTGGTCTCCCGGCAGGCGTTGGTGTCCTATCGCGGCAACCGCTACTCCGTCCCTCCCGAGCTCGCATCGGCCACCGTGACGGTCACCCAAGTCCTCGGAACCGATGTCATCGACATCGTCACCCCCTCGAACATCACCATCGCCAGACACCGGCTGGCAGCAGACGGAACCGGTGCGATGGTCCGCGATCACGGCCACATCTACGCCCTCGAACAAGCGGCGATGGCCGGCGCCAACACCGGTCGCCCGCACCGCCGCAAGGAACGCATCCCACCCGGACCCGAGTCTCTCGCTGCAGCGGACATCCTGCGAACCGCCACCGGAACAGCACACCCCACGCACGCAGAGTTGAACGAGGCCGGCAGTGGTGCAACTGAATCCGACACGAGCGATGCAATCGTCTACGACCTCTCGATCTACGAACGCGCCGCGCACGGAAGGAACACCCTGTCATGA
- a CDS encoding IS1380 family transposase, giving the protein MSKSTSPYPALSVDATGGGIVSHAGAVTLLRTADATGLTAALSGQLSLWRKPLAQFDPGKIITDLAVSLALGGDCLADIATLREHTAVFGKVPSDPTVSRLIATLAADAPAVLTAIDTARAAARAAAWKHAGKDAPDHGITADNPIVIDLDATLVTAHSDKQLAAPTYKRGYGFHPLLAFVDHGQAGTGEPLAALLRAGNAGSNTAADHIAVTRAALAQLPFTTGGRPGKKVLVRTDGAGASHVFMSWLHRQRVSYSIGFGLTDAMVAALGEVPDTAWSVAVDADEKVRDGAWVIDATGVLDLGAWPPGMRVVIRKERPHPGAQLRFTDTDGLRLTAFATNTVRGQVQVLELRHRRRARCEDRIRIAKDTGLSNLPLHGFDQNRIWLAIVALALDLTAWTQMLGFTDHDARRWEPKRLRLRIFSVAGRIAHHARRIHLRLSKSATWSDLIVTALNRLAALTAPA; this is encoded by the coding sequence GTGAGTAAGTCTACGTCGCCCTACCCCGCCCTGTCTGTCGATGCCACCGGAGGCGGCATCGTGTCGCACGCCGGAGCGGTGACACTGCTCCGAACCGCGGACGCTACCGGGCTCACCGCAGCGTTGTCCGGGCAGCTTTCGTTGTGGCGGAAACCGTTGGCGCAGTTCGACCCCGGCAAAATCATCACCGACCTCGCCGTGTCGTTGGCGCTCGGTGGTGACTGCCTCGCCGACATCGCGACCCTGCGCGAACACACCGCCGTGTTCGGGAAAGTACCCTCCGACCCAACCGTCTCCAGACTGATCGCAACCTTGGCCGCAGATGCCCCTGCAGTCCTGACCGCCATCGACACTGCCCGAGCAGCCGCTCGCGCCGCAGCATGGAAACATGCCGGCAAGGACGCACCCGATCACGGCATCACCGCAGACAACCCGATCGTGATCGACCTCGACGCCACCCTCGTCACCGCCCACTCCGACAAACAGCTCGCCGCACCAACATACAAGCGCGGGTATGGCTTTCACCCACTCCTCGCCTTCGTCGATCACGGGCAGGCAGGGACGGGCGAGCCCCTCGCAGCACTGCTGCGCGCCGGCAACGCCGGCTCGAACACCGCCGCCGACCACATCGCCGTCACCCGCGCGGCGCTCGCACAACTGCCGTTCACCACCGGCGGCCGCCCCGGCAAGAAGGTACTGGTCCGCACCGATGGAGCGGGAGCCAGCCATGTCTTCATGTCGTGGTTGCATCGGCAGCGGGTGTCGTATTCGATCGGGTTCGGGCTCACCGACGCCATGGTCGCCGCACTGGGCGAGGTCCCCGACACTGCGTGGTCGGTCGCGGTCGACGCCGATGAGAAGGTCCGCGACGGTGCCTGGGTGATTGACGCGACCGGTGTCCTCGACCTCGGGGCATGGCCGCCGGGGATGCGTGTGGTGATCAGGAAGGAGCGCCCGCATCCGGGTGCTCAATTGCGTTTCACCGATACCGACGGACTGCGGCTCACTGCGTTCGCCACGAACACAGTCCGTGGTCAAGTTCAGGTTCTCGAACTGCGGCACCGTCGCCGTGCACGCTGCGAGGACCGGATCCGTATCGCGAAAGATACTGGGCTGAGCAATCTTCCGTTGCACGGGTTCGATCAGAATCGGATCTGGCTTGCCATCGTCGCTCTCGCACTCGACCTGACCGCGTGGACTCAGATGCTCGGTTTCACCGATCACGACGCTCGCAGGTGGGAGCCGAAACGGCTACGGTTGCGGATTTTTTCCGTCGCCGGACGCATCGCCCACCATGCCCGCCGCATCCACCTGCGACTGTCGAAAAGTGCGACCTGGTCCGACCTGATCGTCACCGCACTGAACCGGTTGGCGGCACTGACCGCACCCGCCTGA
- a CDS encoding DUF4190 domain-containing protein, with protein sequence MTVDLNKSQGKTVDPINPYAVIALVAALLGLFPVAIVFGILTFWRPAGRGLAIAGLALGAIEAIAVATIVYGLGTGLTADDWTNATADQDYSIPATPLEAAPATVIVPSLTTPPPAETTIELTEEPPLALPAVDDSCDPDVDNHATSSDGTFLKCAYAGRSTARWVRSAPIIAYADQGASCDPSTRGIAVSPEGMDTVCVSDGGGRSGSWVPGQ encoded by the coding sequence ATGACCGTCGATCTGAACAAGAGTCAGGGCAAGACAGTCGACCCGATCAACCCATACGCCGTGATCGCGCTCGTTGCAGCGCTCCTGGGGCTGTTTCCCGTCGCGATCGTGTTCGGGATTCTGACGTTCTGGCGGCCAGCTGGCCGCGGGCTGGCGATTGCTGGTCTTGCGCTCGGCGCAATCGAGGCCATCGCGGTCGCGACCATCGTCTACGGTCTCGGAACCGGACTGACCGCCGACGATTGGACGAACGCAACCGCCGATCAGGACTATTCGATCCCGGCGACGCCGCTGGAAGCGGCACCCGCCACTGTGATCGTTCCTTCCCTGACAACTCCCCCACCGGCGGAGACGACGATCGAGCTGACGGAGGAACCTCCCCTCGCTCTCCCCGCCGTCGACGATTCCTGCGATCCAGACGTGGACAACCACGCCACCTCCTCGGACGGCACGTTCCTCAAATGCGCCTACGCAGGCCGAAGCACTGCACGTTGGGTGCGCTCGGCACCGATCATCGCCTACGCCGATCAGGGTGCATCGTGCGATCCGTCAACACGAGGAATCGCGGTCTCACCGGAAGGCATGGACACGGTGTGCGTGTCGGACGGCGGCGGCCGATCCGGAAGCTGGGTCCCCGGACAGTAA
- a CDS encoding Fic/DOC family protein yields the protein MDDVLPWDTGDDELNWIGYFIPGSSVLRNRVGATSKEALAAAENDLVEVRVAELRESVGAMDRTYDLLHLKALHRYLFQDVYPWAGELRTVGIEKEHESFMTPGDIGRPVAYIAAQIAKTQQLRSVSDEDLPSRLAEMYDFVNFAHPFREGNGRTQREFFDQLLSESSRGLAWDAIELTELHRACHIARAEQTIEPLRLMFTRIVDDDPAYIFGRGTS from the coding sequence GTGGATGACGTACTCCCGTGGGATACCGGCGACGATGAGCTGAACTGGATTGGGTATTTCATTCCGGGCTCGTCGGTTTTGCGAAACCGCGTAGGAGCGACGAGCAAGGAAGCCCTGGCTGCCGCCGAGAATGACCTGGTGGAAGTACGAGTAGCGGAACTGCGCGAAAGCGTCGGCGCAATGGACCGAACATACGACTTGCTTCATCTGAAAGCGCTGCATCGGTATCTCTTCCAGGACGTGTATCCGTGGGCCGGCGAGTTGCGGACCGTCGGGATCGAGAAAGAGCACGAGTCGTTCATGACACCTGGCGACATCGGGCGTCCGGTCGCTTACATCGCTGCTCAGATCGCCAAGACGCAACAGCTTCGTTCGGTCTCAGACGAAGATTTACCCTCCCGGCTTGCGGAGATGTATGACTTCGTCAACTTTGCCCACCCCTTCCGGGAAGGAAACGGCCGCACGCAAAGGGAGTTCTTCGATCAATTGCTGTCCGAATCGAGCCGGGGACTGGCGTGGGATGCGATCGAGCTGACCGAACTGCACCGTGCATGCCACATTGCGCGCGCCGAGCAGACCATCGAGCCGCTGCGACTGATGTTCACGAGGATCGTCGACGACGACCCCGCCTACATATTCGGCCGTGGTACCTCCTGA
- a CDS encoding alpha/beta hydrolase: MTTFPTLDPELAAAITMLPTVSFSDLAAARTTFDALLGPLLADLSYDGVDVREIAVPGSDDDPDVTIRFMTPSAAQGPLPVLVWIHGGGFAVGNARSSDPYCIDVVRELGYAVANVEYRLAPETPFPGPLNDCYAALSYVHSHAVELGIDPDRIAVGGQSAGGGLAAGTVLRARDERVIPVAFQLLEIPELDDRLTTTSMMTFVDTPMWNRPSAILSWQYYLGDSYSGPDDTNVSVYAAPARAADLAGLPPTYLCTMELDPLRDEGIDYALRLLRAGISVELHSFPGTFHGSALLATAEVSKRGHAEGLDALRRGLRVATPSS; encoded by the coding sequence ATGACGACATTCCCGACGCTGGACCCCGAGCTCGCTGCTGCAATTACCATGCTCCCCACCGTTAGTTTTTCCGATTTAGCCGCTGCGCGAACCACTTTCGACGCGCTGCTGGGCCCTTTGCTCGCTGACCTGTCGTACGACGGGGTCGACGTCCGTGAGATCGCAGTCCCGGGCAGTGACGATGACCCCGATGTCACTATCCGATTCATGACACCCTCGGCCGCACAGGGCCCATTGCCTGTCCTCGTGTGGATCCATGGCGGCGGTTTCGCCGTCGGCAACGCCCGATCCAGCGACCCCTACTGCATCGATGTAGTACGAGAGCTCGGCTACGCGGTCGCAAATGTCGAATACCGACTCGCCCCGGAAACGCCGTTCCCTGGACCTCTGAACGATTGCTACGCGGCCTTGTCGTATGTGCACTCTCACGCCGTAGAGTTGGGAATCGACCCCGACCGCATCGCAGTCGGCGGCCAGAGCGCGGGCGGCGGTCTCGCCGCGGGCACTGTCCTTCGAGCCCGCGACGAGCGTGTAATACCCGTCGCCTTTCAACTCCTCGAAATACCCGAGCTGGACGATCGACTGACCACCACATCGATGATGACTTTCGTCGACACACCGATGTGGAACCGTCCCAGCGCAATCCTGTCCTGGCAGTACTACCTCGGCGACTCCTATTCCGGCCCGGACGATACGAATGTCTCTGTTTACGCCGCACCTGCTCGGGCCGCCGATCTGGCTGGACTACCTCCGACGTACCTCTGCACCATGGAGCTCGACCCGCTTCGAGACGAAGGGATCGACTACGCACTTCGTCTTCTGCGCGCGGGTATCAGCGTCGAGCTGCACTCCTTTCCCGGCACCTTCCACGGTTCCGCCTTGCTCGCCACGGCCGAAGTCAGCAAACGAGGACACGCAGAGGGACTCGATGCTCTTCGGAGAGGCTTGCGCGTAGCGACCCCAAGCTCGTAG
- a CDS encoding helix-turn-helix domain-containing protein has product MQGLMYRLAELDADSAGLVRVIDYFDALVRHRADTAAMMRASAALADCVVGMDVSGWREARHKARRCDPRGQWSPEPQRAPSSTKDIIVDDDVVGTVWIERNGPPLPLDDMLVDRMALTAAVILAPRRAPTPTEQTENLLFPVDEIAVLTSLVALGIEPTTSLRVAVSAHGYTDLPTNLTAGASVPVRVNEEYWLVLSGTPPQLSTPSFRVGVSLSVPANEIHRHLGNARLALTQASEDRPVFVADSLGALNLLGAGHRIDYGHIPDLVRAAEVGQDTHGPELIDTLRVYLRAGTLRAAADAMHLHHSSVAHRLTKLSERMGYAVDIVENRARATAMMMILDGTDYVPNG; this is encoded by the coding sequence ATGCAAGGACTTATGTACCGGCTCGCGGAGCTCGACGCCGACTCCGCGGGCCTTGTACGCGTCATCGACTACTTCGATGCTCTGGTTCGCCACCGCGCCGACACAGCGGCGATGATGAGAGCAAGCGCAGCTCTCGCAGATTGCGTTGTCGGCATGGACGTCTCCGGATGGCGCGAAGCGCGTCACAAGGCCAGGCGATGCGACCCACGCGGCCAATGGTCACCGGAACCTCAGCGCGCACCGTCGTCGACCAAGGACATCATTGTCGACGATGACGTAGTTGGAACAGTGTGGATAGAGCGCAACGGACCTCCTTTGCCACTCGACGATATGCTCGTCGACCGCATGGCCTTGACCGCAGCCGTCATCCTTGCGCCGCGCCGCGCGCCGACTCCCACTGAGCAGACCGAGAATCTACTGTTCCCCGTCGACGAGATCGCGGTGCTCACATCTCTCGTTGCGCTCGGCATCGAACCGACTACGTCACTCAGGGTTGCTGTGAGCGCGCACGGGTACACAGACTTGCCGACGAATCTCACAGCCGGCGCGTCGGTGCCCGTCCGGGTGAACGAGGAATATTGGCTCGTCCTTTCGGGCACGCCGCCTCAGCTTTCCACGCCGTCGTTTCGCGTGGGTGTTTCTCTGTCTGTGCCCGCCAACGAAATTCATCGGCATCTCGGAAACGCACGCCTAGCTCTGACCCAAGCGTCGGAGGATCGCCCCGTCTTCGTAGCCGATAGCTTGGGCGCGCTCAACCTTCTCGGCGCGGGGCACCGAATCGACTATGGTCACATACCCGACCTGGTTCGCGCCGCCGAAGTAGGACAAGATACGCATGGTCCGGAATTGATCGACACGCTACGGGTCTACTTGCGCGCGGGGACGCTTCGTGCGGCGGCCGACGCAATGCATCTACACCACAGTAGCGTGGCCCACCGATTGACCAAGCTGTCCGAGCGCATGGGGTACGCGGTCGACATAGTCGAAAATCGTGCTCGTGCAACCGCAATGATGATGATCCTGGACGGTACCGATTACGTGCCCAATGGCTGA
- a CDS encoding PDR/VanB family oxidoreductase — MVDNKVTWQRGTVQTVEPVADDIAKIVIGTRQAHRAPPGSHVDVRIDTGDIRSYSIVSGGVTGTSVTLGVRLSPTSRGGSLFMHSLKAGDELEITAPLQNFPLRIGAPRYVLLAGGIGITAMAAMAAALRRVGADYRFVYVGRSRTSMAFVPELLAVHQNRLTLHIDDEGTGLDISTALADVDSNTELYVCGPIRLMDAVRRTWLDRQLPLPNLRYETFGNSGWFDAQEFRVIVPRLGIETTVGKGDSILDALERAGADMMYDCRKGECGLCQVDIIDVDGTVDHRDVFFSETQKTTCRKMCSCVSRVAGPGVLTLNIP, encoded by the coding sequence ATGGTCGACAACAAGGTCACCTGGCAGCGCGGTACGGTCCAGACCGTCGAACCGGTCGCAGACGACATCGCCAAGATCGTCATCGGCACCCGACAGGCACACCGGGCTCCCCCGGGTTCACACGTCGACGTCAGGATCGATACCGGCGACATCCGTTCGTACTCGATCGTGTCGGGCGGAGTCACCGGCACGAGCGTGACCCTGGGAGTTCGTCTTTCACCCACTTCCCGAGGCGGATCTCTCTTCATGCACTCACTGAAAGCCGGAGACGAACTCGAGATCACTGCGCCTCTGCAGAACTTTCCCCTCCGCATCGGCGCACCGCGGTATGTGTTGCTCGCCGGCGGCATCGGCATCACTGCCATGGCGGCGATGGCCGCAGCGCTGCGCAGGGTCGGTGCCGATTACCGCTTCGTCTACGTCGGACGCAGTCGCACCTCTATGGCATTTGTCCCCGAACTCCTTGCCGTACACCAAAATCGACTCACTCTGCACATCGACGACGAAGGGACCGGCCTCGACATCTCGACCGCATTGGCCGACGTCGATTCAAACACCGAGTTGTACGTGTGCGGCCCCATCAGGTTGATGGACGCGGTACGACGAACCTGGCTCGACCGGCAACTACCGCTGCCCAACCTGAGATACGAGACCTTCGGCAACAGTGGGTGGTTCGACGCGCAGGAATTCCGCGTGATCGTTCCGCGACTGGGTATCGAAACCACAGTGGGCAAAGGTGATTCGATACTCGATGCCCTCGAACGTGCAGGGGCGGACATGATGTACGACTGCAGGAAAGGCGAATGCGGGCTGTGCCAGGTCGACATCATCGACGTCGACGGGACCGTCGACCACCGTGATGTCTTCTTCAGCGAAACTCAGAAGACCACGTGCCGAAAGATGTGTTCGTGCGTCTCTCGCGTCGCGGGCCCAGGCGTCCTTACTCTGAACATTCCGTGA
- a CDS encoding aromatic ring-hydroxylating dioxygenase subunit alpha, translating into MTDLGPGGATAKNMAFPLNAWYAVSWDHELTTGGLISRTVAGKPLALYRTADGRPVALADACWHRLAPLSKGKRVGVDEVQCPYHGLRYNSAGRCTSMPAQDTINPSAMVSSYPVEQRYRYVWVWPGDPTLADPTLIPDMFQMDSLEWAGDGRTIDVQANWQLVLDNLMDLTHEEFVHSSTIGQDELSESDFEVTHDERTVTVTRWMHDIDAPPFWRKNMNDRFPGFCGKVDRWQIIEFQAPGTIRIDVGVAKAGTGAPDGDRSQGVNGFVMNTITPVDERTALYFWAFMRNYRLESQTITTQLRDGVHGVFGEDEAMLTAQQIAIDANPDHEFYNLNIDAGGMWVRRIIQRMIESERTSTANVDTFAIDRVVN; encoded by the coding sequence ATGACCGATCTCGGCCCAGGCGGAGCGACCGCCAAGAACATGGCCTTCCCTCTGAACGCGTGGTACGCGGTCTCGTGGGACCACGAATTGACCACCGGAGGGTTGATTTCGCGCACCGTTGCCGGCAAACCGTTGGCGCTCTATCGCACCGCGGACGGGCGGCCGGTGGCCTTGGCGGACGCCTGCTGGCACCGACTCGCTCCGCTCTCGAAAGGAAAGCGAGTCGGCGTCGACGAGGTCCAGTGCCCCTACCACGGCCTGCGTTACAACTCGGCCGGCCGCTGCACGAGCATGCCCGCACAGGACACCATCAACCCGTCGGCGATGGTGTCCTCGTATCCCGTCGAGCAGCGATACCGTTACGTCTGGGTGTGGCCCGGCGACCCCACTCTCGCCGATCCCACACTGATTCCGGATATGTTTCAGATGGATTCTCTCGAATGGGCCGGAGACGGGCGCACCATCGACGTGCAGGCCAATTGGCAACTGGTACTGGATAATTTGATGGATCTGACCCACGAAGAGTTCGTGCACTCGTCCACCATCGGTCAGGACGAGCTCAGCGAATCCGACTTCGAGGTCACCCACGATGAACGGACGGTCACCGTCACCCGATGGATGCACGACATCGACGCGCCGCCCTTCTGGCGCAAGAACATGAACGATCGATTCCCTGGATTCTGCGGCAAGGTGGATCGCTGGCAGATCATCGAGTTTCAGGCCCCGGGAACCATCCGCATCGACGTCGGTGTAGCCAAGGCAGGCACCGGTGCGCCCGACGGCGACCGCAGTCAGGGGGTCAACGGATTCGTCATGAACACGATCACGCCCGTCGACGAGAGGACAGCGCTGTACTTCTGGGCGTTCATGCGCAACTACCGCCTGGAAAGCCAGACGATCACCACGCAACTTCGTGACGGTGTGCACGGGGTGTTCGGAGAGGACGAGGCAATGCTCACTGCTCAGCAGATCGCCATCGACGCCAACCCCGATCACGAGTTCTACAACCTCAACATCGACGCCGGCGGCATGTGGGTTCGGCGCATCATCCAACGCATGATCGAATCCGAACGCACCTCTACCGCGAACGTGGACACCTTCGCGATCGACCGCGTGGTGAATTGA
- a CDS encoding PadR family transcriptional regulator: MSLRYALLALLTAGPLTGYDAARRFGGSVGHVWHAPDSQIYPELRRMQADGLIEGEQVRWGPRSTKTRYRITEAGMQSFRSWMSKPVDHAPERDAHHMQAAYLEWADPDEARLILRTHIEYYTAHVALLTAVRDGIAARTDPAIVRRLEARPDSEHEQIVAFKVFSYSGMIARSQSEIEWASTGLELVDRLNDSTRPAT; encoded by the coding sequence ATGAGCCTGCGCTACGCGCTGTTGGCCCTGCTCACTGCGGGCCCACTGACCGGATACGACGCGGCGAGGAGGTTCGGCGGTTCTGTCGGGCACGTGTGGCACGCGCCCGATTCGCAGATCTACCCAGAACTCCGCCGCATGCAGGCGGACGGCCTGATCGAAGGCGAGCAGGTTCGCTGGGGCCCACGAAGCACGAAGACGCGCTATCGCATCACCGAAGCTGGAATGCAGTCCTTTCGGAGTTGGATGTCGAAGCCCGTCGATCACGCGCCGGAACGCGATGCGCACCACATGCAGGCTGCGTACCTGGAGTGGGCCGATCCCGACGAGGCACGGCTCATTCTGCGCACTCACATCGAGTACTACACGGCGCACGTAGCGTTGCTCACGGCTGTTCGTGACGGCATCGCAGCCCGCACTGATCCAGCGATCGTGCGCCGCCTGGAGGCGCGCCCGGACTCGGAGCATGAGCAGATCGTCGCGTTCAAGGTGTTCAGCTACTCGGGGATGATCGCACGAAGCCAGTCCGAGATCGAATGGGCAAGCACTGGACTCGAACTGGTCGATCGGCTCAACGATTCCACCCGGCCGGCGACTTAG